The Arcobacter porcinus sequence TATCTTTACATCTATCTTTACAAACTTGAGATATTGCAATTGCTGGAATACCATGTAAAACAGCCTCCATAGCTCCACCAGCTGTTCCACTATAAGTGATATCTTCTCCCATATTTGCACCAATATTTATACCACTTATTACTAAATCAGGTCTATATCCATTTTTAAATATATTTCCTAAAGATAAATATATACAATCTGTTGGAGTTGCATCATCAACTTTATATGAATCATCATCAACACCAATTAACCTTAAAGGTCTTTCCAAAGTTAAAGAGTGACCACAAGCTGATTTATTTCTTGCAGGTGCAACAACCATAACTTTTGCAATAGGTTTTAATGCCTTTATTAAGACTTGTAAACCAATTGCATCATAACCATCATCATTTGTTAATAGAATTTTCAACATCTTCTATATATGCTCCTTTTATATTGTGAATAAGTTTTTCTACATTATCATTTACTTTAATACCTGATTCTAACTCCAAATCAGCAAGTTTTGATTTTATTATAATTTTTAGCTCTCTTTTACCTTGATTATTTACAACAAGTTCAAATAAATCTTGCATAATTCTTTTATCATTATCTAAAGGAAGAGCTATACAAACAGGAAGTAAAGGAGCTTCTTTTTGTTTTATTTTTACTTTCTCTTTTTGGGCTTCATAAATTGTCTCAATTTTTAAAACACTCATTCTAGTAAATTGATCATTTTTTGATATTCTTACTTTAAATGCTATTGGTTCATTTAAATCAAAACTCTCTCTTAAATCTTTTAATTTATCTTCAAACAACATAAATTCGATTGTTCCGTGAAAATCAAGTATTGAAACAATTCCAAATTTACTACCTTTTTTTGAAATTCTTTCTGTTATTTCTTCAATTTTCCCAACAATCAAAATCTGGCTACCATCATCAAGCTCATCAATTTGTGATGATAAAGTATAGTTTATTTTGTCTATTTTATCTTTGTATTCATCAAGTGGATGCCCTGAAACATAAAAACCTAAACTAGCTTTTTCAAGTTCCAAAATCTCTTTTTTTGAATACTCAGGAAGATGATCAAGCTCTATATCTATTGTTGTAAGCTCTTCGCTATCTCCAAACAGTGAACCAAAAGCTAATTTTTTCGCGCTTGATGCTTTGTTTGTAGCATCTAAAATCTTTTCAATTTGACTTAAAATAGAGTTTCTTGAATATGCAAAACTATCAAAAACACCAGCTTTTGCTAAAGATTCAATAACTCTTTTATTTACTTTACTTCCATCAATTCTTGATATAAAATCAGCTAAATCTTTAAAGTCACCATCTTTTCTTGCATTTAAAATAGAGTTAATAGCAACATCTCCAGCACCTTTTATGGCACCCATTCCAAACATTACAACTTCTTTTCCATCAATTTTTGTAGCTGAAAAAACAAGGTCAGATTTATTTATATCAGGTGCAAAAAGATCAAGCCCTAATCTTTTTACTTCATCAACATATCTTACAACTTTATCTGTATTATCTTTTTCCAAAGTTAATAAAGCAGCCATAAAATCAGCTGGATAATAACATTTTAAATAAGAAGTATAAAAAGTAATTAGTGCATAAGCAGCCGAGTGCGATTTATTAAAACCATATCCAGCAAATTTTACAATTAGATCAAAAAGTTCTTCTGCATAAGCTCTTGTAAATCCTTTGTTTTGAGCACCATCAGCAAACTCACCTTTTAGCTTATCCATCTCCTCTTTAATCTTTTTACCCATAGCTCTTCGCACTAAATCTGCACCACCAAGAGAAAAGCCACCAACACTTTGAACGATTTGCATAACCTGCTCTTGATAAACAATTACTCCATAAGTATTTTCTAAAATAGGTTTTAAAACCTCTTCAAGTTCATCATGGAAGTAATCAATTTTAGCTCGTCCGTGTTTTCTTTCAATAAAATCATCAAGCATTCCAGATTCCATAGGACCTGGTCTATAAAGAGCAAGTACGGCAATAATGTCCTCAAAATTTGATGGTTTTAATCTTTTACATAAATCTTGCATTCCATCGGATTCAATTTGAAATAGTCCTAAAGTATCTCCAGTTTGAATTAAATCATAAACACCTTTGTCATTTACATCAATAGTATTAAAA is a genomic window containing:
- the surE gene encoding 5'/3'-nucleotidase SurE; translated protein: MLKILLTNDDGYDAIGLQVLIKALKPIAKVMVVAPARNKSACGHSLTLERPLRLIGVDDDSYKVDDATPTDCIYLSLGNIFKNGYRPDLVISGINIGANMGEDITYSGTAGGAMEAVLHGIPAIAISQVCKDRCKDISNSLDFELALKTIITLVKKIEDGTFPLDERKFLNVNIPPINEELCKGFKITKAGYREYGNDSDRHLNPRGEEFYWIGLHPLLWKESSDKSCDFEAIKENYVSISPIQLDMTSYADIEKLENWLNN